A single window of Jiangella alkaliphila DNA harbors:
- a CDS encoding glutamate--cysteine ligase family protein codes for MGEDVGRQEFSRADRTKYRAKVRRGLDAFERMLREAQFEFDRPMTGLEIELNLVDEHQDPAMRNAEALEAIADPAFQTELGQWNLEINLAPRELDGAGVTAFEEDVRASLNAAEQKAGAVGAHLAMIGILPTLRLEHMTGHALSVNPRYELLNDQILSARGEDLHLAVDGAERLRVSCDTIVPEAACTSTQFHLQVSPEQFPAVWNAAQAVAGVQIAVGANSPFLLGKQLWAETRIALFEQATDTRSEELKAQGVRPRVWFGERWITSIFDLFEENVRYFPALLPIVADEDPIAVLDRGDTPELAELRLHNGTIYRWNRPVYDVVRGRAHLRVENRVLPAGPTVADTLANGAFYYGLVRKLSEEDRPVWTQMSFSAAEENFHACAREGLDAQVYWPGLGHVPVAELVLRRLLPMAYDGLRDWGVDTAEQERLLGIVERRCAEHRNGSDWQVAAFRRRFDGTSVERYDALRGMLRSYVDHMHTNEPVHTWAVD; via the coding sequence ATGGGCGAGGACGTCGGCAGGCAGGAGTTCAGCCGGGCGGACCGGACGAAGTACCGCGCCAAGGTCCGCCGGGGCCTCGACGCCTTCGAGCGCATGCTCCGTGAGGCGCAGTTCGAGTTCGACCGGCCGATGACCGGGCTGGAGATCGAGCTGAACCTCGTCGACGAGCACCAGGACCCGGCCATGCGCAACGCCGAGGCGCTGGAGGCCATCGCCGACCCGGCCTTCCAGACCGAGCTCGGCCAGTGGAACCTGGAGATCAACCTCGCACCGCGCGAGCTGGACGGCGCCGGCGTGACGGCGTTCGAGGAGGACGTCCGCGCCAGCCTGAACGCCGCCGAGCAGAAGGCCGGCGCCGTCGGCGCGCACCTGGCGATGATCGGGATCCTGCCCACGCTGCGGCTGGAGCACATGACCGGGCACGCGCTGTCGGTGAACCCGCGCTACGAGCTGCTCAACGACCAGATCCTGTCCGCCCGCGGCGAGGACCTGCACCTGGCCGTCGACGGCGCCGAGCGGCTGCGCGTCTCGTGCGACACCATCGTCCCCGAGGCGGCCTGCACGAGCACCCAGTTCCACCTGCAGGTCAGCCCGGAGCAGTTCCCCGCCGTCTGGAACGCCGCCCAGGCCGTCGCGGGCGTGCAGATCGCCGTCGGCGCGAACTCGCCGTTCCTGCTCGGCAAACAGCTGTGGGCCGAGACCCGCATCGCGCTGTTCGAGCAGGCCACCGACACCCGCAGCGAGGAGCTCAAGGCGCAGGGCGTGCGGCCACGGGTGTGGTTCGGCGAACGGTGGATCACCTCGATCTTCGACCTGTTCGAGGAGAACGTGCGGTACTTCCCCGCGCTGCTGCCGATCGTCGCCGACGAGGACCCGATCGCGGTGCTGGACCGCGGCGACACCCCTGAGCTGGCCGAGCTGCGGCTGCACAACGGCACCATCTACCGCTGGAACCGGCCGGTCTACGACGTCGTCCGCGGGCGCGCGCACCTGCGGGTCGAGAACCGCGTGCTGCCGGCCGGGCCGACCGTCGCCGACACCTTGGCGAATGGCGCGTTCTACTACGGGCTGGTGCGGAAGCTGTCCGAGGAGGACCGGCCGGTGTGGACGCAGATGTCGTTCAGCGCCGCTGAGGAGAACTTCCACGCCTGCGCCCGCGAGGGCCTCGACGCCCAGGTGTACTGGCCGGGGCTGGGGCACGTCCCGGTCGCCGAGCTGGTGCTGCGCCGGCTGCTGCCGATGGCCTACGACGGCCTGCGCGACTGGGGCGTCGACACCGCGGAGCAGGAGCGGCTGCTGGGCATCGTCGAGCGGCGCTGCGCCGAGCACCGCAACGGCTCCGACTGGCAGGTCGCCGCGTTCCGGCGCCGGTTCGACGGCACGTCCGTGGAGCGCTACGACGCACTGCGCGGCATGCTGCGCTCCTACGTCGACCACATGCACACCAACGAGCCGGTGCACACCTGGGCCGTCGACTGA